A single window of Malus sylvestris chromosome 5, drMalSylv7.2, whole genome shotgun sequence DNA harbors:
- the LOC126622329 gene encoding serine/threonine/tyrosine-protein kinase HT1-like produces the protein MEEEAYSWIRRTKFSHRFDSSRLASLPLVLQDDRIAGLKSRPAIAVAAAVAEVEAAPLKQQSSPSNSKIQRNSVHTPVKRNLLTNKQRSLSPLPQTNLSDVFKEAKSDTKRFSTPHPKRKGMGRLFSKDSHSKSSNSMNTSPLRHLASMNVNDKTKSRKESPWAKYFDHAGGRVNALEAADEFSVDLSKLFLGLKFAHGAHSRLYHGIYNDEAVAVKIIRVPEDDDSGVLAARLEKQFNREVTLLSRLHHPNVIKFIAACRKPPVYCVVTEYLSEGSLRAYLHKLEEKSLPLEKLVAIALDIARGMEYIHSQGVIHRDLKPENVLVDAEFHLKIADFGIACEEVYCDSLSDDPGTYRWMAPEMIKRKSYGRKVDVYSFGLVLWEMVAGAIPYEDMNPIQAAFAVVNKNLRPVIPKGCPSAMQALIEHCWSLHPDKRPEFPQVVKALEQFESSLALDGTLTHVTSPICQDHKKVKLLHRIQKLGPAHPHGTPTPKPKFS, from the exons ATGGAGGAGGAGGCGTATTCTTGGATTCGGAGAACGAAGTTTTCACATCGGTTTGATTCTTCAAGGTTGGCCTCCCTTCCGTTAGTCCTGCAGGACGACCGGATTGCCGGATTAAAGTCAAGGCCTGCGATAGCAGTGGCAGCAGCGGTGGCAGAGGTGGAAGCAGCTCCTTTGAAGCAGCAATCGAGTCCCAGTAATTCAAAGATACAGAGGAATTCTGTTCATACACCGGTTAAGCGAAATCTCCTTACCAACAAGCAGAGATCTTTGTCCCCTCTGCCTCAGACCAACCTCTCTGATGTGTTCAAGGAAGCCAAGTCTGATACGAAGAGGTTTTCAACACCACATCCTAAGAGAAAGGGGATGGGAAGATTGTTCAGTAAGGATTCGCATAGTAAGTCATCGAATTCGATGAATACGAGCCCCCTCAGGCACTTGGCTTCTATGAACGTCAATGACAAGACGAAGAGCCGGAAGGAGTCGCCTTGGGCCAAGTACTTTGATCATGCTGGCGGGAGAGTTAATGCTTTGGAAGCTGCCGATGAATTTAGTGTTGATTTGTCGAAGCTGTTTCTCGGGCTTAAATTTGCTCATGGGGCGCATAGCAGGCTTTACCATGGTATTTACAATGACGAAGCTGTTGCTGTTAAGATTATCAGGGTGCCAGAGGATGACGATAGCGGAGTCTTGGCAGCTCGATTGGAGAAACAGTTTAATAGAGAAGTCACTCTTCTATCACGTCTCCACCATCCAAATGTCATAAAG TTCATCGCGGCGTGCAGAAAGCCACCCGTTTATTGTGTAGTCACGGAATATCTATCAGAGGGTTCCTTGAGGGCATATCTCCACAAACTTGAGGAAAAGTCTCTTCCTCTGGAGAAACTGGTTGCCATTGCATTGGACATTGCTCGGGGAATGGAATACATACACTCACAGGGAGTCATTCATCGGGACCTTAAGCCTGAAAATGTTCTTGTAGATGCAGAATTCCACCTGAAAATTGCTGATTTTGGTATAGCTTGTGAGGAGGTGTACTGTGATTCGTTGTCTGATGACCCTGGGACATACCGTTGGATGGCCCCAGAGATGATCAAGCGTAAATCCTATGGGCGTAAGGTTGACGTGTACAGTTTTGGACTTGTCTTGTGGGAAATGGTGGCCGGAGCAATCCCCTACGAGGATATGAATCCCATTCAGGCTGCTTTCGCTGTTGTAAACAAG AATTTGAGGCCTGTTATCCCGAAGGGTTGCCCGTCTGCAATGCAAGCATTGATCGAGCATTGTTGGTCCTTGCATCCGGACAAAAGGCCCGAGTTTCCGCAGGTTGTAAAAGCATTGGAGCAATTCGAGTCTTCCCTCGCCCTCGACGGAACCTTGACTCATGTAACGAGTCCAATCTGCCAAGATCACAAGAAGGTGAAGCTCCTTCACCGGATTCAGAAGCTTGGTCCTGCGCATCCTCATGGTACACCAACACCTAAACCCAAGTTCTCTTGA